Proteins encoded together in one Formosa sp. Hel3_A1_48 window:
- the sufC gene encoding Fe-S cluster assembly ATPase SufC, with protein MLEIKNIHAQIDEKSILKGINLDIKAGEVHAIMGPNGSGKSTLASVIAGKEEYEIQQGSILFDGKDIGELSVEERAHQGVFLSFQYPVEIPGVTVTNFIKTALNETRKAKGLEDMPASEMLKRIREKSELLEIDRKFLSRSLNEGFSGGEKKRNEIFQMAMLEPKLAILDETDSGLDIDALRIVANGVNKLKTKDNAVLVITHYQRLLDYIVPDFVHVLYDGKIVKSGGKELAFELEEKGYDWIKKEVNQR; from the coding sequence ATGCTAGAAATAAAAAACATACATGCACAAATAGACGAAAAATCTATTCTAAAAGGAATTAATTTAGATATTAAAGCCGGTGAGGTACACGCCATAATGGGGCCCAATGGCTCTGGAAAAAGTACACTTGCTTCGGTTATTGCGGGTAAAGAAGAATATGAAATCCAGCAAGGATCAATTCTTTTCGACGGTAAGGACATTGGTGAATTGAGCGTTGAAGAGCGTGCACACCAAGGGGTGTTTTTGTCGTTTCAATATCCTGTTGAGATTCCTGGAGTTACAGTTACAAATTTTATTAAAACAGCTCTTAACGAAACACGTAAAGCAAAAGGCTTAGAAGATATGCCCGCTAGCGAAATGCTGAAACGTATCCGTGAAAAATCAGAACTTTTAGAAATTGATCGCAAATTTCTTTCGCGCTCACTCAATGAGGGTTTTTCTGGGGGTGAGAAAAAAAGAAATGAAATATTTCAAATGGCAATGTTGGAACCAAAACTAGCTATTTTGGACGAAACGGATTCTGGCCTTGACATTGATGCATTAAGAATTGTAGCCAATGGCGTCAACAAATTAAAAACCAAGGACAATGCTGTATTAGTGATCACACATTACCAGCGCCTATTAGATTATATTGTTCCTGATTTTGTTCATGTTCTTTACGATGGAAAAATTGTGAAGTCTGGGGGTAAAGAACTGGCCTTTGAACTTGAAGAAAAAGGTTATGATTGGATCAAAAAAGAAGTGAATCAACGCTAA
- a CDS encoding DUF2480 family protein: MADEIINRVAKSNLVSIDLETFYTTEKRSLIDIKYWLFQELVLKEKEFRETLKKFDWQQYKNHHIALHCSSDAIVPTWAYMLIQTHLSGIAKTVIVGSMEQLESIIYAAIINNLDLDYCTDKPVIIKGCTNKPVPQNAYLMLIQKLQPIAKSIMYGEACSSVPLTKRKKI; this comes from the coding sequence ATGGCAGACGAAATTATAAATCGCGTAGCGAAAAGCAATTTAGTTTCAATTGACCTAGAAACATTCTACACAACAGAGAAACGTAGCCTTATAGATATTAAGTATTGGTTATTTCAAGAGCTTGTTTTGAAAGAAAAAGAATTTAGGGAAACGCTAAAAAAATTCGATTGGCAGCAGTACAAAAACCACCATATTGCCCTGCATTGTAGTTCTGACGCAATTGTCCCTACATGGGCCTATATGCTCATCCAAACGCATCTTAGTGGCATTGCAAAGACAGTTATTGTCGGGTCTATGGAGCAGCTAGAATCCATAATTTACGCTGCAATAATTAACAATTTGGACTTAGATTATTGCACAGACAAACCTGTCATTATAAAGGGCTGTACAAATAAACCTGTACCCCAAAATGCATACTTGATGCTTATTCAAAAGTTGCAACCAATCGCAAAATCCATTATGTATGGAGAAGCCTGCTCTTCAGTACCACTCACCAAGAGGAAAAAAATATAA
- a CDS encoding DUF59 domain-containing protein: MSESTIDVNALGEKIVRVLKTIFDPEIPVDIYELGLIYDVFVNEDYEVKILMTLTTPNCPVAETLPLEVEEKVKSLDEVKNAEVEITFDPPWTQDLMSDEAKLELGML; this comes from the coding sequence ATGAGTGAATCAACTATAGATGTTAATGCTTTAGGCGAAAAAATTGTCCGCGTTCTAAAAACCATATTCGATCCAGAAATTCCTGTAGATATTTATGAGCTAGGTCTCATCTATGACGTTTTTGTGAATGAAGATTATGAGGTTAAAATCCTAATGACGCTTACAACACCAAATTGCCCTGTTGCAGAAACACTTCCCTTGGAAGTTGAAGAAAAAGTAAAGTCTCTTGACGAGGTGAAAAATGCAGAAGTCGAAATCACTTTTGATCCACCGTGGACACAAGATTTGATGAGCGACGAAGCAAAACTTGAACTTGGAATGCTTTAG
- the sufD gene encoding Fe-S cluster assembly protein SufD — translation MSLKEKLLSSFIAFENQISMESNLMANLRGEAIKVFENEGFPTKKNEDWKYTSLTKVLKEDFSVFANTENTIEYKDVQPYLIQDIDSYKIVFVDGQYASHLSKTTHEAIDVCLMSSALNKSKYQAVIENYFNKIAEKNGLNALNTAFCHEGAYIHIKRNKLSDRPIQIIHFSTGKETAMLLQPRNLIVVDENAHVQIIERHQSLSENPTLTNSVTEIFAGKRAVIDYYKVQNDKSEASLIDNTFIEQHKESNVAVHTFSFGGKLTRNNLNFYQKGQRIDSTLKGVTIIGNKQHVDHNTLVHHIEPNCESHQDYKGIFGDSAVGIFNGKVVVEKEAQKTNAFQANNNLLVNDKATINTKPQLEIFADDVKCSHGCTIGQLDENAMFYLRARGIPEKEAKALLMYAFANNVLESVKIPQLKNRINKLIAQKLGVNIGFDL, via the coding sequence ATGAGCCTAAAAGAAAAATTATTGTCTTCCTTTATTGCCTTTGAAAATCAAATTTCAATGGAAAGCAACTTAATGGCTAACTTAAGAGGTGAGGCGATTAAAGTTTTTGAAAATGAAGGTTTTCCAACTAAAAAAAATGAGGACTGGAAGTATACTTCGTTAACTAAAGTCCTTAAGGAAGACTTTAGTGTTTTTGCAAACACCGAAAATACAATTGAATACAAAGATGTACAGCCCTATTTGATACAAGATATCGATAGTTACAAAATTGTCTTCGTGGATGGACAATATGCTTCACATTTATCTAAAACTACCCACGAAGCCATTGACGTTTGCCTCATGTCTTCTGCATTGAACAAGTCAAAATATCAAGCAGTAATTGAAAACTATTTCAATAAAATTGCTGAAAAAAACGGATTAAATGCGCTAAACACTGCCTTTTGCCACGAAGGAGCTTACATTCATATCAAAAGGAATAAACTTTCTGATCGGCCGATTCAAATCATACATTTTTCTACAGGAAAGGAGACAGCTATGTTATTGCAGCCCAGAAACTTAATCGTGGTTGATGAAAATGCGCATGTACAAATCATCGAGCGCCACCAAAGTTTAAGTGAAAATCCAACTCTAACAAATAGTGTGACAGAAATTTTTGCAGGTAAACGAGCTGTTATTGATTACTACAAAGTACAAAACGATAAATCTGAAGCGTCACTTATAGACAATACATTCATTGAACAACATAAAGAAAGTAATGTTGCCGTTCACACCTTTAGTTTTGGAGGAAAGCTCACGAGAAATAACCTGAACTTTTATCAAAAAGGACAGCGCATTGATTCCACATTAAAAGGAGTTACAATCATTGGTAACAAACAACATGTAGACCACAACACGCTCGTGCATCATATAGAACCTAATTGTGAAAGTCATCAAGATTACAAAGGGATTTTTGGCGATAGTGCTGTTGGTATTTTTAATGGTAAAGTTGTCGTTGAAAAGGAAGCTCAAAAAACAAACGCCTTCCAAGCGAACAATAATTTATTGGTCAATGATAAAGCGACTATAAACACAAAACCACAACTTGAAATATTTGCAGATGATGTAAAATGTTCTCACGGTTGTACCATAGGTCAATTGGATGAAAATGCCATGTTTTACCTGCGTGCGCGCGGTATTCCAGAAAAGGAAGCAAAAGCATTGCTGATGTATGCATTCGCTAACAATGTTCTAGAAAGCGTTAAAATTCCACAGCTCAAAAATCGAATTAATAAATTGATCGCACAAAAACTTGGTGTTAATATTGGATTTGATTTGTAA
- a CDS encoding HesB/IscA family protein has protein sequence MINVSEVAKSKVETLMQEDGFNPATDFVRVGVKSGGCSGLSYDLKFDKSQNESDKLFEDNGIKIIVDTKSFLYLIGTTLDYSGGLNGSGFVFKNPNANRTCGCGESFSL, from the coding sequence ATGATAAATGTAAGCGAAGTAGCAAAAAGTAAAGTTGAAACCCTCATGCAAGAGGATGGCTTTAATCCAGCAACCGATTTTGTTCGTGTAGGGGTAAAAAGCGGAGGTTGCTCAGGCTTATCCTATGATTTAAAATTTGATAAAAGCCAAAATGAAAGCGATAAACTCTTTGAAGACAATGGCATCAAAATAATTGTAGACACCAAAAGCTTTCTATACCTCATCGGAACAACCTTGGACTATTCAGGTGGTCTTAACGGTAGTGGTTTCGTTTTTAAAAACCCAAATGCCAACCGCACGTGTGGTTGTGGAGAATCTTTTTCTCTTTAA
- the sufB gene encoding Fe-S cluster assembly protein SufB, which translates to MNKYTEDDLREELKTKQYEYGFYTDIESETFPVGLDESIVRAISEKKNEPKWMTDWRLEAFKIWKEMDEPDWANVSYEKPDFQAISYYSAPNSKPKYDSLDEVDPELLATFEKLGISLDEQKKLSGVAMDVVVDSVSVATTFKKTLSEKGIIFMSISEAIKEHPELVKKYIGTIVPKRDNYYAALNSAVFSDGSFCYIPKGVRCPMELSTYFRINQAGTGQFERTLVIADQGSYVSYLEGCTAPSRDENQLHAAVVELIALEDAEIKYSTVQNWYPGNAEGKGGVYNFVTKRGLCEKNAKISWTQVETGSAVTWKYPSCVLKGDNSVGEFYSIAVTNNYQQADTGTKMIHLGKNTKSTIISKGISAGKSQNSYRGLVQVSSRATNARNFSQCDSLLMGNECGAHTFPYIEAKNKTAQIEHEATTSKIGEDQIFYCNQRGIDTEKAIALIVNGFSKDVLNKLPMEFAVEAQKLLEISLEGSVG; encoded by the coding sequence ATGAATAAGTACACTGAAGACGACTTAAGAGAAGAGCTAAAAACCAAGCAGTACGAATATGGTTTTTACACAGATATAGAGTCTGAGACCTTTCCTGTAGGCCTAGATGAGTCTATTGTACGCGCCATTTCTGAGAAAAAAAATGAACCCAAATGGATGACCGATTGGCGCCTAGAAGCCTTCAAGATTTGGAAAGAAATGGATGAACCTGATTGGGCGAACGTTTCATATGAAAAACCTGATTTTCAAGCCATATCCTATTACTCGGCACCCAACAGCAAGCCGAAATACGATTCTCTGGACGAAGTAGATCCAGAACTTTTAGCAACATTTGAGAAACTGGGCATTTCTTTAGACGAACAGAAAAAACTATCAGGAGTTGCAATGGATGTTGTTGTTGATTCAGTATCAGTCGCCACTACTTTTAAGAAGACATTATCGGAAAAAGGCATCATTTTTATGAGCATTTCTGAAGCCATAAAAGAACACCCTGAATTGGTCAAAAAATATATAGGTACAATTGTCCCCAAAAGAGATAACTATTATGCTGCATTGAACAGCGCAGTATTTAGTGATGGAAGTTTTTGCTACATCCCAAAAGGTGTGCGCTGCCCAATGGAACTCTCTACCTACTTTAGAATAAACCAAGCTGGAACAGGACAGTTTGAGCGCACATTAGTTATCGCAGACCAAGGAAGTTACGTAAGTTATTTAGAAGGATGCACAGCGCCAAGTCGGGATGAAAATCAATTGCATGCAGCAGTAGTGGAACTTATTGCATTAGAAGATGCAGAAATTAAATACTCTACTGTTCAAAACTGGTATCCTGGGAATGCGGAAGGAAAAGGAGGAGTTTACAACTTTGTTACAAAGCGCGGATTGTGCGAAAAAAATGCAAAGATCTCATGGACCCAAGTGGAAACGGGTAGCGCGGTAACTTGGAAATATCCGTCATGTGTTTTAAAAGGTGATAATTCTGTTGGTGAATTTTACTCAATAGCTGTAACCAATAACTACCAACAAGCAGATACAGGCACCAAAATGATTCACCTCGGTAAAAACACTAAATCAACCATTATAAGCAAGGGAATTTCCGCAGGAAAATCACAAAATAGTTACAGAGGATTAGTGCAAGTAAGCTCTAGAGCGACTAACGCCCGAAATTTCTCCCAATGCGATAGCTTATTGATGGGTAATGAATGTGGGGCACACACTTTTCCTTACATTGAAGCCAAAAATAAAACAGCACAAATTGAACATGAGGCCACTACGAGTAAAATCGGTGAAGATCAAATATTTTATTGTAATCAAAGAGGTATTGATACTGAAAAAGCCATTGCGCTTATTGTAAATGGTTTTAGCAAAGATGTACTTAACAAATTGCCTATGGAATTTGCCGTTGAGGCGCAAAAATTATTAGAAATAAGTCTTGAAGGCTCTGTTGGGTAA
- a CDS encoding aminotransferase class V-fold PLP-dependent enzyme has translation MKNQNTYLNVHEIRKDFPILNRKINGKSLVYFDNAATAQTPKQVIDVIVDYYSLYNANIHRGVHQLSQEATDKYEESRQTIQKHFNAKHAHEIIFTSGTTHSINLVASGFRSILKKNDVVLVSALEHHSNIVPWQMLCEKTGALLKVIPMTQEGELDMDEFETLLKLKPKLIFTNHISNALGTINPIKKIITKAHSVGAAVLVDGAQACPHIKSDVQELDVDFYVTSAHKMCGPTGVGMLYAKEEWLKKLPPYQGGGEMISEVTFDKTTYADLPHKFEAGTPNICGGIAFGAAIDYMNSIGFEHIAAYENELLAYATTKLLEIEGLKIYGTSSNKTSVISFNIEGVHAYDLGTIIDKLGIAIRTGQHCAQPIMDFYGISGTARASFAFYNTKEEIDLLVAALKKAQRMLS, from the coding sequence ATGAAAAATCAGAATACTTATTTAAATGTCCACGAAATTCGAAAAGATTTTCCCATATTAAACCGGAAAATCAATGGGAAGTCTTTGGTTTATTTTGACAATGCTGCAACTGCACAAACCCCAAAGCAGGTGATTGATGTAATTGTTGATTATTACAGCTTATACAATGCTAATATTCACCGCGGTGTACACCAACTCAGTCAGGAAGCTACAGATAAATATGAAGAATCGAGGCAAACCATACAGAAACATTTTAATGCTAAACACGCACACGAAATCATTTTCACGTCGGGAACAACACACAGCATTAATCTTGTTGCCAGTGGCTTCAGATCTATCCTTAAAAAAAATGATGTCGTATTGGTTTCTGCTCTTGAACACCACAGTAATATTGTTCCATGGCAAATGCTTTGTGAAAAAACAGGAGCACTACTTAAAGTAATTCCAATGACTCAAGAAGGGGAGCTAGACATGGATGAATTTGAGACCCTCCTAAAATTAAAACCTAAATTAATTTTTACGAATCATATTTCAAATGCTTTAGGCACCATCAACCCCATCAAAAAAATTATTACAAAAGCCCACAGTGTAGGTGCAGCTGTACTTGTAGATGGCGCACAAGCTTGCCCACACATTAAGTCCGATGTACAAGAGTTGGATGTTGATTTCTACGTCACATCGGCCCATAAAATGTGTGGCCCAACTGGTGTAGGAATGTTATATGCCAAAGAAGAGTGGTTAAAAAAACTACCTCCATACCAGGGTGGTGGTGAAATGATTTCCGAGGTTACTTTCGACAAGACAACTTATGCGGATTTACCACATAAATTTGAGGCTGGAACACCAAATATTTGTGGTGGGATAGCTTTTGGAGCTGCTATAGATTATATGAATTCTATTGGATTCGAACACATAGCGGCCTATGAAAATGAGCTTTTAGCCTACGCCACCACTAAGCTGCTGGAAATTGAGGGCTTAAAGATTTATGGCACCTCAAGCAACAAAACATCTGTTATCTCGTTCAATATTGAGGGTGTTCATGCTTACGATCTAGGCACTATTATAGACAAATTAGGTATTGCCATCAGAACCGGCCAACATTGCGCACAACCAATTATGGATTTTTACGGTATCTCAGGAACTGCGCGCGCGTCTTTTGCTTTCTACAACACAAAAGAAGAGATAGATCTGTTGGTTGCAGCTCTAAAAAAAGCCCAACGTATGCTGAGTTAA
- a CDS encoding SufE family protein, giving the protein MSIKIIQEEIVDEFSMFEDWMERYEYMIELGKSLPLIDPKHKTDNNIIKGCQSKVWLHAEFEQDKVIFTADSDAIITKGIVAILIRVFTQQTPQSILEANTNFIDKIGLKEHLSPTRANGLVSMIKQIKMYAIAYQTQQQS; this is encoded by the coding sequence ATGAGTATAAAAATAATTCAAGAAGAAATAGTAGATGAGTTTTCCATGTTTGAAGATTGGATGGAACGCTATGAGTATATGATTGAACTAGGTAAATCTTTGCCTCTTATCGATCCAAAACACAAAACGGACAACAACATCATCAAAGGGTGTCAGAGTAAAGTATGGCTTCACGCTGAATTTGAGCAAGATAAAGTTATTTTTACAGCAGATAGTGATGCGATCATTACAAAGGGAATAGTGGCGATTTTGATCCGTGTATTTACACAACAAACTCCACAATCAATTTTAGAAGCCAATACTAATTTTATTGACAAAATTGGCCTTAAAGAACACCTCTCGCCAACTCGCGCTAATGGGTTGGTAAGTATGATCAAACAAATAAAAATGTATGCTATTGCATACCAAACACAACAACAATCATGA